The Dreissena polymorpha isolate Duluth1 chromosome 10, UMN_Dpol_1.0, whole genome shotgun sequence genome includes a region encoding these proteins:
- the LOC127847838 gene encoding uncharacterized protein LOC127847838 isoform X1, with protein sequence MGDFESQKKKVRDFKQGINETLGIYERLAVDFKDFERNIAPFSDPDYDERLRQELDSIIPLLNDQKKIITEMENLILSAEKKIADTIIVELRPKQGSLGARQRMPLVNDLSQDSAIFSADSTILRRESAGIHPSDESSPTSSSLADEPMVNELRNSSSDEDYNANH encoded by the exons atgggAGATTTTGAATCACAGAAAAAAAAGGTTCGTGACTTCAAGCAAGGCATAAATGAAACTTTGGGCATTTACGAACGTCTTGCTGTGGATTTCAAAGACTTTGAGCGGAATATTGCTCCGTTTTCTGACCCGGATTACGACGAAAGGTTGCGACAAGAACTTGACAGT ATAATACCACTTCTAAATGATCAGAAGAAAATCATCACAGAAATGGAAAACCTTATCCTCAGTGCCGAAAAGAAGATAGCCGACACAATAATAGTGGAACTGCGACCAAAGCAAGGATCACTTGGTGCTCGTCAAAGAATGCCCTTAGTAAATG attTAAGCCAAGACAGTGCCATCTTTTCAGCCG ATTCCACAATTCTTCGAAGAgag tCTGCTGGTATTCATCCGTCCGATGAAAGCAGTCCTACTTCTTCATCTCTAGCCGATGAACCTAtg GTAAATGAACTCAGAAACTCGAGTTCCGACGAGGATTACAACGCCAACCACTAG
- the LOC127847838 gene encoding uncharacterized protein LOC127847838 isoform X2, producing MGDFESQKKKVRDFKQGINETLGIYERLAVDFKDFERNIAPFSDPDYDERLRQELDSKKIITEMENLILSAEKKIADTIIVELRPKQGSLGARQRMPLVNDLSQDSAIFSADSTILRRESAGIHPSDESSPTSSSLADEPMVNELRNSSSDEDYNANH from the exons atgggAGATTTTGAATCACAGAAAAAAAAGGTTCGTGACTTCAAGCAAGGCATAAATGAAACTTTGGGCATTTACGAACGTCTTGCTGTGGATTTCAAAGACTTTGAGCGGAATATTGCTCCGTTTTCTGACCCGGATTACGACGAAAGGTTGCGACAAGAACTTGACAGT AAGAAAATCATCACAGAAATGGAAAACCTTATCCTCAGTGCCGAAAAGAAGATAGCCGACACAATAATAGTGGAACTGCGACCAAAGCAAGGATCACTTGGTGCTCGTCAAAGAATGCCCTTAGTAAATG attTAAGCCAAGACAGTGCCATCTTTTCAGCCG ATTCCACAATTCTTCGAAGAgag tCTGCTGGTATTCATCCGTCCGATGAAAGCAGTCCTACTTCTTCATCTCTAGCCGATGAACCTAtg GTAAATGAACTCAGAAACTCGAGTTCCGACGAGGATTACAACGCCAACCACTAG